The following proteins are encoded in a genomic region of Zea mays cultivar B73 chromosome 9, Zm-B73-REFERENCE-NAM-5.0, whole genome shotgun sequence:
- the LOC100285333 gene encoding Membrane-anchored ubiquitin-fold protein 3: protein MAGVKEPIEVKFRLSDGTDIGPSKYDPNTTVAALKEFVLARWPQDKEIAPKTVNDVKLINVGRILENSRTLAESRVPVGEVPGSVITMHVVVRPPQSKNSEKQQSNSPKPNRCGCTIL from the exons ATGGCTGGCGTGAAGGAGCCGATCGAGGTGAAGTTCCGGCTGTCCGACGGCACCGACATCGGGCCCAGCAAGTACGATCCCAACACCACCGTCGCCGCGCTCAAGGAGTTCGTCCTCGCCCGGTGGCCGCAGG ATAAAGAAATAGCTCCAAAAACTGTCAATGATGTGAAGCTCATCAATGTTGGAAGGATACTGGAGAATAGCAGAACTCTTGCTGAATCTCGTGTCCCAGTTGGAGAAGTTCCTGGAAGTGTGATTACAATGCATGTTGTTGTGCGGCCTCCCCAATCTAAAAACAGTG AGAAGCAACAGTCAAACTCTCCGAAGCCAAACAGATGTGGATGCACGATATTGTGA